AATTCATCTTCCGCTTGCTCGATCTCGCGAACCAGTTCACGAATGTCGGTCATTTGCTGCGTCCCCAGACGCAGCACCGCTGCCGCTGCGATACTGTCGGGATCTGGATTGGTGTGAGACAACACGAATTGCTGCATCAATTGGATCTTGGGTTCAATCAAATCCGATAGCGATCCAACACGCTTCTTCTGCTCTGGGTTGTCGAGCGTCAATTGTTTCAATTTCGATTGCTGCTGCACCGCTGCGGCAATCGCACGATCAAATTGCTCGCGGTAGATCTCGTCATCCGAAAGCAAGAAACCTCTGCCCGCCGACTCCGCTTGACTCAACTCGGCACGAATACCATGGGTGACGGCAAGCACTTGCCGCGACTGCGACACCCAATCCGCCGACTCGGCCGCACGTTGGACATTCCGGTACGTTATCCACGAAGTGCCAATTAAAAATGCCAAAGCGGTAACGAGACCAACCGGAGCCAACCAGCGTTCCCATTTTGACACGACATCCAATAGGTCATCACGAGACATGAGAGGCCTCTTCGACGTTGGACTTTGGTGATTCAGTCGATCGCGAACGATCGCAAACGGTATCATTGACGTCGGCTTGATTGATCTCTTTTAACAGCACGTCGATCTGATGTTTCGTTTGTGACAACGAGGTCGTCAGATAACTTGCACCGGCTTCGCGAACTCGAACCAATAACTCGTCATAATCTTTCATTTTGCCCAGATAGGTCACCACAATCGGAACGGTCGGTTGGCTTGCACGAATCTCGCTGCACATGTATTTCAACTGGGGCAATCCGCCTGGTGGTAGCACCGACAAGACGACAACATCCGGTTGACTGCGGGAAATTTTTGATACGACCTGTGAAGGCAACTCCTTGGTGGTGCTTAATTCGACTTCACAATCATTGCCAACCAACTGTGACAACATCGCCAACGCAATTTCTTCGGACTCGTGATGGACCGGATGACCGAACAGCCGTCGGCGTCGCGTGTTCAGGGTACCCGGATCGCCATGGTCCGCCGCCTCATCGTTCCCCTGATCCTCAGGATCGGTTAATTTGTTTTCCACGACCGCGACTTCCTCCGACGCGTCCGAATGTTTTTTATCGTCAAGAATAAATGAATCTCGTGTCGCCCTCCAAATGAACTGCTCCTCTGCGGCACTGATGGACTCCTTGCCTCGCTCGATCCGTGTCCAGCTGAGCGCAGGGATCAACACTTCGTCAAAAGCACGTTCTTGTCCAAATTCATTGACGTATTGTTTATAGACCCGTCGTCCCTCCATGAAATCTTGAGCCAGCAAACGCTGAAAGAACTGTAGACGCGCATCCAATACCGGTTGCTCGGCAAGCAGCACCTTAAGCGAACGCAGGTGCGGCAGGTGTTGCCCAAGCACCACCAAACAAACCGTTAGCGGAGTGGACAACAACAAACCGACAGGTCCCCAAATCCAGGCCCAAAAAAGTGCCGCAACCAACAATGCGACTGGCGTCAGCCCCGTCGTTTTGCCGAAGAGCACGGGTTCAATCACGTTGCCCGTCACCAGTTCGCTGACAGTAAAGAACACCAAAACCGCAATCGGCTGCGTCCATCCCGTCGATGTCGCCACGCTGACCAGCAAGGGAAACAATACCGACGCGGGACTACCCAGGAACGGAATGAATCGGAAACAAAGCGTCAAGAATCCCCATAGCGGTGCGTAGGGAACGCCCATCAAATACAACCCGACGCCAAACCACAAACCAAAACCGGCATTGACCAGCAACAGGTTCAACAAATACTTGCTGACGCGTTCGGCGGTGTCTCGCATTAACCGCGTAGTCCCCGTTAGCGCGGCATCCCCCATCAACGAGATTAGCCGATAGCGAATGTCTTCGCGGCGAAGCAGCAGGAACATCACCAACACGATCACGAAGGCGACATTGGCAATCGGCTCGACGACCGGCAGCAAGATCTCGGTGGCAGCGGTAAACGGACTTTCAGGCTCACTGGCCACAACAATCGTTGGCGGCGGAGCCGTGACTTCCTCGACCACCGCAATCGGATCGTCCGGCGAATCGGGTTCCACCACCGCACCTGGCGTCGGAAACAGTTCATTGAACATGTTGGACAGCCGGTTGACGGTCGAATCCTCGCGAAGCTGAAACGATTCGAGTTTGCTCTTGATCTCTTGCTGATGGTTCGGCAAATCAACGGCTAACGTTTGAACTTGCGACACCAAAGCCCACATCGCCATGCCGATAATTGCGAATGCCAACCCGCTGGCGAGCAAGACGGCAGGCAATCGTCCCAACTTCCATTTTTCCAAAACGCTGACCAAGGGTGTTAATATGAAAGCCAACAACACACTCAGCGCGATCGGAACAAATACGGGCTTGCCGAAATACAGCATCGCCAGCACCATCGAGACAGTGCCTAAACTGAAAAAAACTCGACCGGTGGCCGATTCGCGATCACGTTGGTTGGTCAACCGCCATACCCTGTAGATGAGAGCGACAGATTTAAGAAATTGCGACACAGCGATGCAATAATATCACCGCGGTGGCTTGGCGTGGCAATAAACGCATTTACCATGCCGCGGTTGTGAAGGCCGCTGTGAAATGGCGGTCGCTATCGAATCGGAGGCCGCAACCGAGAAGCGAGCGGCGGGGGCGACGCGAAGGTTGTGATCAGTCTTTCTGTCACGTTGCCCAAGCTGTATCGGCAAAATCAGCTGAATTTGGGGCCGTTCTCTTGGACTTCGCGATACAGACGGCGAAGGGTTGGCGAAATTCGTTTATTCGGCCAAGGTTGCTCGTGAACGGTGTATTGAAAATCGTGGTTGACCACGCTCGCTTCCTGGTCCAACCGCTGAACAATTTGCTGGGTGCGAGTTTTCTCTAACGGTTTGGTCAGAAAGACGGTACCGCCAGCACTTTGCACGAACGAGCGGATGTCGTCGTCCTGTAAACTGCTGATGACGATCACAGGAATCGAATTGATCTGCTCGGATCGGTGATGTCTCAGCGAACAAAGCAGATCAAGTCCGCTGGCGACCGGCATCTCAATATCGGTGACGATCAATTGCGGCTGCAACGCTTTGACCGCGGCCCAGGCATCTTCGCCATTGGATGTCGTCGTGCATTCATACCCACATTCGGCGACCCAACTGCGCAGCAGTTCACGGGATGCCCGCAGATCATCCGCGATCACGCAATGAGGGGGCTTGGGGTCGGCGACATTGCTCATAAGCTGCATACCAAAATATTAACTCGCCATCACAGGCGTCTACTTCAACCAAGTTTTTCGGGAGCAATTGGCGGGCCAACGTTTTCTCGTCATCCGCTTCGCCCCCGCCGGTCATCCGCTTCGCCCCCGCCGATCGTCGGCTAGCCGAGCCCCTATGCGTTGGACGCAAAACCCGCTCAAAAATCGTTGTTCACGCTCTGGCGTTCCCGCCAAAATCGCGATTCATTCGTCCAGCCAACGTCCCGGCAAATGATACATCACGCCCCTCCGAAGCATCCAGATGTGATCGCTGGCATAGCACGCCGTTGGCAGATGCTCGTCCGCCGTCCATGTTGCCCTCGGTTCGTCAAACTTGCCGCCAACTTGGTTAGCGATGAGGCGCGCGAACCGCTCGGTTGCAGCGAGCAAATCGTTCGAAAATTCCCGGACGGATCGCGCAGCTCCGCTACCAAACCACCGGTTAGTGCGAAAGCAGATGGCACTGGGCGACTCGCGGGACCATCACCCTTTTGGAGGCGCCAGCACGTCCGATTTAGCGAGGTGCGTTTCACGAAGTTTTAACGAACGTGAAATCAACCAACACGACAACGCCCACACCAATCCGGCTACCCAACCCGCCAGCACGTCGGTCGGGTAATGCACCCCCATATAGACTCGACTAAGTCCCACCAGCACAGTCACGGCGATCGCCACTGCAATGACATAGAACCGCACCCAAAAGTGACGCAGCACCGGGACCACTAACACAGCAAGCGTCAGATAGACAACTGCTGCCATCATCGAATGTCCGCTCGGAAAACTGCTGGTATAGACCAACGACAAATGAGGAACCAAATCGGGGCGAGGACGGGCGAAGAAATGCTTCATCAGCAGACTGGCACCAATGCCACCGATCGTCGAAACCAGCAGGAATCCCATCGTGCGATAAACACGGTTGATCGCAAGGAAGCCGGCCGTGGATGCAATCGCCAACAACAGAACCGTCACGCCACCCAGAGCCGTCACGTCACGCCCGACCTCGGCCATCCACGCAGGCCCCAGCGGCCGCGAAGGGTCATCGGCAGCACGCAGACTGCGGACGGCCCAGCGATCGAACGTATGGGTCCCCCCTTCGATGACCTCGTCGGCGAGTTCAATGAACCCCCAAGTACCGAGTGCGACCAACAAAAATCCCAGCAAAAGTATCGGCTCGCGGCCCCAAAAGAAACGAACGAGACGAAAAAGCGGCTGGTGCACTCTCTGGATTTTAAACGGCTTCATGACTCCGCTCACGAGCATGACGCATGCCAAAAGCGGCGTCCGAGCGACTCTCGGACGAAAAAAACGTCATCACAGCTGGTGAAAGTCTCCACCCGGCAAGTCAAAATGCTCACGACACCCCGAAGCGACGGCGGGTGAGGATCGCAGCGGGCGGCCGACAATGGCCATGACGACCAATCCACTCGACTCGCGAATTGGCTAGCGAATTTGCAATCGCAGGTGCCCCATAAAACGGGGCGAGGAATCGCCGGCGGCGACGAGCAAGACGAAAAAAAAATCCCGTGTTTTGCCAGGCAAAACACGGGATTTTGATTGATCGGGGCGACATGATTCGAACATGCGACCTCCTGGTCCCAAACCAGGCGCTCTGCCAGGCTGAGCTACGCCCCGGTGCAGCGAAAGAGCGATAAAACCACGCTTTCTGCAGCCGGATTCCTTGAACAAGAAACGAGACATCGCCCGTCACTTGAAGGTTCGAAGGTTGTCGTGTTTTTATCGGTTTTCTGCAACCCCACTTAGCACCAATTTTTCATAGATTTTTTGAATTGGTCCTCGCTTGGCACCACACGGTTTTCAGCGGATCGTTGTCGGCACCGCAGGTGGAGTGGGAAAACCTCGGACCGCGACCACCGCTTTGCCCACGCCACACGGTCATCGATTACGCCACGGGCCCCGGCTCTCGACTCCGTGAAAGCCCCAACCGCCGGTTGGCTGTTCGGATCGAGAATCCTTGACAGAGATCTTGTTCTGTAACGAAGCGATGCCACTGATTTTGCTTGACCGCCGCGATTGCGTGCGCGATCATGACGGCGACTAGCGGTCACCCCGCTGGACAGCCAATCCCGTCATCGCGGCCCCTCATCTTCTCTCGCCATTCACTCGAACGGACCCAATCGCATGCAAGTCTCATCGCTGCCACCTGCTCGCCGTCACTTCGGACATTACAGCGGACGCTCACGAAGTTTCGTGATGTCGCTCCTCACGCTTCTAATCCCACTGGGATTGATGCCAACGCAGCGGGCGCAGGCTCAACAAGACCCCTTTGGTAGCGAAGCGAAACCTGCCGCCACGCCAGACACGCCGCCCTCGATGACCATCGGGCAGGATCCGATAGAGCAACAACTTCGCCGCAAGTTATCGGAACAGACATCAATCCACGTCGACGAAGTGCCTCTCAGCGAATTTCTACACCTGCTGTCTGAAAAAACCAACACGCCGATGGTGCTCGATACTCGGGCAATCGAAGAGATTGGATTGTCGCCCCAACAACACATTCACGTTTCGCTTCAAAACGTCAGCCTGCGAACGGTACTAAAGATTTCGCTGAGACCACTGGATCTAACCTACATGATCAAAGATGAACTCATTCAAATCACGACACCGGAGTGTGCAGAAAATAATTTAGTGACAAAAGTCTATGCATTAGCGGATTCGCTAAAAGGCAAGACCCCAAAAGTCATCCGCGCCGTGACATCCACGATTACTCCGGATACCTGGGAAGTCCTTGGCGGCCCCAGTACGATCGTGGCCATTGAAAGTGTATTGGTCGTGTCGACAACCGAGAAAACTCACGAGCAGATCGGCGATCTGCTGGAAAAGATCGAAACCGCGATGCAGACGGGCAAAACAAGTTCTTAGCAGCTTTAGTATTGTTCGTGCCGCGAGCGGCCCGGTTTCATGGGAATCGCTCGACAAAACTCTTGACGAGTGATGAAAACGAGTGACCCGTGGCTTCGCAGTGACAAAAACACGAAAACCGATGCTCCGATTAAACCTTTTGCTTGACGGGCGAACTCGGCACGCTCTAGACTGATCGGTTGAGCGGAATCGCCGAAACGTTTCAGCCGCCCACACCCCTGGTGCATCCATGCGAAAACTGCTGCTGATGACGATACTCAGCCTCATCGCTGTGGCCGCTTCGGCAGAGGTCCCTTCGTCGACGATCCTCTGGGAGAAACCTTTCCAAACTCGATCGGAATCCGCTGCCGACAAATCGCTGATTTTGATACTGGTCACCAACGATGATCCGTTCGATGTGGATGCAGGCGGATGGGCCGGAGAGTTGATAGAGGAACCTATCGCGGAACTCGCTCAGCAGCGAATGGGGTTCGCAGAGCGAGTCACGACTCAATTTCTGCCCGCCGGCATCCCCTCCGTTTTGACCGCAGGCGAATCGCGAAACGTTCCGGCGCGGGCAATCGTCGCGATTTGCAATCGAGACTACCGGTTGCTTTCGTTTTGTGTCGGCATTCCTGACACCGACGAACTCGTCACGTTGATTGAAGACGCCGAAGAAGTGCAAACGTTGGCGGGCATCCACCAAGAAGCCCCCAAACAATTGATCCGTGAATTGGCCGAGCGAAGTGCCGACCGCGTGGGGCGTCGTTGGCAGCAGTGGATGGTCCAGGCGGTGACCGAGATCGAAAACAATCCGGCGGACGAGGCAGCGGCGGATCGCATCGCCCGTGTCGTGCCGCTATTGGAACAGTCGTA
The nucleotide sequence above comes from Novipirellula caenicola. Encoded proteins:
- a CDS encoding phosphatase PAP2 family protein translates to MKPFKIQRVHQPLFRLVRFFWGREPILLLGFLLVALGTWGFIELADEVIEGGTHTFDRWAVRSLRAADDPSRPLGPAWMAEVGRDVTALGGVTVLLLAIASTAGFLAINRVYRTMGFLLVSTIGGIGASLLMKHFFARPRPDLVPHLSLVYTSSFPSGHSMMAAVVYLTLAVLVVPVLRHFWVRFYVIAVAIAVTVLVGLSRVYMGVHYPTDVLAGWVAGLVWALSCWLISRSLKLRETHLAKSDVLAPPKG
- a CDS encoding response regulator, translating into MSNVADPKPPHCVIADDLRASRELLRSWVAECGYECTTTSNGEDAWAAVKALQPQLIVTDIEMPVASGLDLLCSLRHHRSEQINSIPVIVISSLQDDDIRSFVQSAGGTVFLTKPLEKTRTQQIVQRLDQEASVVNHDFQYTVHEQPWPNKRISPTLRRLYREVQENGPKFS
- a CDS encoding AI-2E family transporter; protein product: MTNQRDRESATGRVFFSLGTVSMVLAMLYFGKPVFVPIALSVLLAFILTPLVSVLEKWKLGRLPAVLLASGLAFAIIGMAMWALVSQVQTLAVDLPNHQQEIKSKLESFQLREDSTVNRLSNMFNELFPTPGAVVEPDSPDDPIAVVEEVTAPPPTIVVASEPESPFTAATEILLPVVEPIANVAFVIVLVMFLLLRREDIRYRLISLMGDAALTGTTRLMRDTAERVSKYLLNLLLVNAGFGLWFGVGLYLMGVPYAPLWGFLTLCFRFIPFLGSPASVLFPLLVSVATSTGWTQPIAVLVFFTVSELVTGNVIEPVLFGKTTGLTPVALLVAALFWAWIWGPVGLLLSTPLTVCLVVLGQHLPHLRSLKVLLAEQPVLDARLQFFQRLLAQDFMEGRRVYKQYVNEFGQERAFDEVLIPALSWTRIERGKESISAAEEQFIWRATRDSFILDDKKHSDASEEVAVVENKLTDPEDQGNDEAADHGDPGTLNTRRRRLFGHPVHHESEEIALAMLSQLVGNDCEVELSTTKELPSQVVSKISRSQPDVVVLSVLPPGGLPQLKYMCSEIRASQPTVPIVVTYLGKMKDYDELLVRVREAGASYLTTSLSQTKHQIDVLLKEINQADVNDTVCDRSRSTESPKSNVEEASHVS